One Halanaerobium hydrogeniformans genomic window, ATCATGGATGGAGTAGGTATTAATGAAAATGCAGAAGGAAATGCTGTCTATCAGGCAGATACTCCTTATTTAGATAAACTATCTAAAGAGTATCCCCATTCTATTTTAAAACCATCTGGAGAAGCAGTTGGTCTTCCAGAGGGACAGATGGGTAACTCAGAAGTTGGCCACCTCAATATAGGGGCAGGTCGGATAGTTTATCAGGATTTTACAAGAATCAATAAAGCTGTAGAAAATAAGCAGTTATTGGATAATGAAGCTCTAAAAAAAGCAGTAATGCATGCTAAAGATAATGATGGTGCTCTACACTTAATCGGATTATTATCTGATGGTGGAGTTCACAGTCATATTAAACATCTTTTTGGCCTGATTGAAATGGCTGATCGTGCTGATTTAGATAAAGTATATATTCATCTAATTCTTGATGGTCGTGATACACCACCCTCCAGTGGTACAGGTTATTTAAAAGAGCTGGAAGAAGAAATAGAAGAGGTTGGAGTAGGCAAAATTGCAACAGTTAGCGGTCGTTATTACACGATGGACCGTGACAATCGCTGGGATAGAACTAAAAAAGCTTATGATGCCCTTGTTTTAGGAGAGGGTGTAAAAGCAGAAGATCCAGTTGCTGCTGTAGAAGCATCATATCAAGAAGATGTAGAAGATGAATTCGTTCTGCCAACAGTTATAACTGAAAATGGAGAGCCAGTTGGGACAATGGAAGACCATGATTCTGTGATATTCTTTAACTTTAGGGCAGATAGAGCTCGTCAAATTACAAAAGCTCTTACCATAGATGGTTTTGATAAATTTGAAAGAGCAGCAGAACACCCAAAAGATCTCTATTATGTAACAATGACAGAATATGATGAAGAGTTTGATCTACCGGTTGCATTTGAACCGGTTGAAATAGAAGATGGCCTGGGAGAAGTTTTAAGTCGAGAAGGATTAAAACAGCTCCGGATAGCTGAAACTGAAAAATATGCTCATGTAACATTTTTCTTCAATGGTGGAGTTGAAGAACCAAATAAAAATGAAGATAGAATTTTAATTCCATCTCCCCAGGTTGCAACCTATGAAATGAAACCTGAGATGAGTGCTTATGAGGTAACCGATACACTCTTAGAGAAAATTGAAGCAGATGAGTATGATGTAATAATTCTTAACTATGCAAATGCAGATATGGTAGGTCATACAGGTTACCTTGAGGCAGCTATTAAGGCTGTTGAGGCGGTTGATGAATGTCTTTCAAAAGTAGTTCCTGCTATTATAGAAAAAGGTGGGCAGGCTTTAATTACTGCTGATCACGGTAATGGAGAACAGATGGAAGAACCTGATGGTAGTCCATTTACCGCTCACACTGCAAATCTGGTTCCACTCTATTATGTTGGTGGACCTAAAAATAAAGGGATCGCTTCTGGCAAATTAGCAGATTTAGCTCCAACTATGCTGGAAATTCTCGGTATTGAAAAGCCAGAGAAAATGACCGGTGAATCTCTTTTAATCGATAAAAAATAAAAAATGAAGTTGTTTAATACTTAACTAAAAAGTTAAGTTTATATTAATAAGGAGGTTATTAAATATATGTTTAATACAACAATTGTAGATGTTTATGCAAGAGAAATTCTGGATTCCCGTGGGAACCCAACTGTTGAGGTAGAGGTTGTTTTAGAAGATGGAGTAATGGGTAGAGCTGCTGTACCTTCTGGAGCTTCAACTGGTGCTTATGAAGCAGTAGAATTAAGAGATGGTGGAGACCGTTATCTTGGTAAAGGTGTTTTAAAAGCAGTTGAAAATATTAATGAAATTATCGCTCCAGAAATTATTGGTTATGATGTTAGAAGTCAAATCGAAATTGATAATATTATGTTAGAACTTGATGGTACAGCTAACAAAGGTAAGCTTGGTGCAAATGCTATTTTAGGTGTTTCTATGGCAGTTGCTAAAGCAGCAGCAGAAGCTACCGGTACTTTCCTCTATAACTATATTGGTGGTGCTAAAGCAAATACTCTTCCTGTTCCAATGATGAACATCTTAAATGGTGGGGAACATGCTGATAACAATGTAGATCTGCAGGAATTTATGATTATGCCTGTTGGAGCAGTAAGCTTCCGTGAAGCTCTGCAGATGGGAGCAGAAGTTTATCATAACCTTAAAAAGGTTCTCCAGGATAAAGGTCTTGGTACCGGTGTTGGTGATGAAGGTGGATTTGCACCTGACTTAGATTCAAACGAAGCTGCATTAGAAGTTATTGTAGAAGCTATCGAAGCGGCCGGTTATGAATCAGGCGAAGATTTCTATATAGCTCTTGATCCAGCTGCTACAGAGTTCTATAAAGACGGTAAATATGTTTTAGCTGGTGAAGGTGTAGAAAAAACTTCAGAAGAAATGATTGAGTTCTATGCAGAATTAGCTGACAAATATCCAATTATTTCAATTGAAGATGGACTTGCCGAAGATGACTGGGAAGGTTTTGCCAAGATGACTGCTCAACTTGGTGACCGTATGCAGATTGTTGGAGATGACCTCTATGTTACAAATACCGAAAGACTTTCTAGAGGTATTGAAGAGAATAGCAGTAACTCAATTTTAATTAAGGTTAATCAGATTGGTACTTTAACAGAAACATTAGAAACAATTGAAATGGCTACAAGAGCTGGCTTTACTTCTGTAGTATCTCACCGTTCAGGTGAAACAGAAGATGTTACCATCTCAGACTTAGTAGTAGCTATGAATACTGGTCAGATTAAAACCGGTGCACCTGCTCGTTCAGAAAGAGTAGCTAAGTACAATCAGCTGCTAAGAATCGAAGAAAGTTTAGGCGAAGCCGCTCAGTATGCCGGTAAAGATGCTTTTTATAACTTAAAGTAAGAACTTAATTAATTAAATAGTAATCAACTTGAGGAACAGGAAATTTCCTGTTCTTCTTTTTTTGCTTAAAAATTGATTCCTTAATAGATTTTTTTGTAATTATATGTTATTATTATAATATTATAAATTTCTAAATTGTGTATTAGATTGAATTTGAGTGGAGGTCTTCAGGATGAAAAATAGCTATTTTGATAAAGATTATACTATGGATGAATTAGTAAAAAAATATGAGTTGGAACTGGAGTATCGAATAAATTTTGAGAACCAAATTAACCAAATTACTGAAGCTCTAACTCATTATCAGGAAAATAATATAGATCAAGCTCTGGCTAAGCTTGGAATTACAACAGATATGGATAGAGTATATATTTTTGAGTTTAAAGAAGAATTAAATATAATGGATAATACCTATGAATGGTGTGCAGAGGGTATAACACCCCAAAAAGATTATTTAAGTGATTTAGAAAGCAGCATGTTTCCCTGGTGGATGGATAATTTAAAAGAAAACAAAGCCATTGTTGTTAATGATGTAGAAAAAATCCCACCTGTTGGAACAAATGAACAAAATATATTAAAAGAACAATCTATTAAATCGGTTCTTGTTATCCCGCTTTTTAATGAAGAATTAATAGGGTTTATGGGTTTTGATGATACCCGAAGCACGAGAGAATGGAATCTGGCTGATATAGAGCTTTTAAATGCTGCAGGTAATTTGATTATTTCTTATTGGGATAAAAAAAATAAAACTGATGAATTAAAAGAAAAAAATCGTGAACTTGAAGAAACTGTTAATACAATAATTCAAACCCTTGCTAATATCAGTATAGAAAGAGATCCCTACACTAAAAGACACTCTGTTAGGGTAGAAAGCATTGCCTCTAAAATGGCAGAAAAATTGGGTTTTGATAGTGAGACTGTTAGAATTATTAGAATTGCATCGCTATTACATGATGTAGGTAAGGTAAATGTACCTAAAAGTATCCTCTTTAAACCTGGTCCCTTAACTGAACTGGAATATGAGATGGTCAAAAAACATTCAGAAATGGGCTATGAAATTATAAGCAATATTAAACTTCCGGAAAAGATCAAAGATATAGTCTTACAGCATCATGAAAAAAACGATGGTTCCGGCTACCCAAATAATTTAAAAGCAGATGAAATCTTAATTGAGGCGAAAATTGTTGCTGTTGCTGATGTATTTGAATCGATGATTTCTCATCGTTCTTATCGACCGGCACATGATGTTTCTACAGCAGCAAAGTTTTTAAAAGATAATCGAGGAAATTTATTTGATAAACATGTAGTAGATATCCTTATTGAGATGGTTGAAAACAAAGAAATTGACATTTTAAACTAAGTTAATTTTCAATTAAATAAAGCAATATTAAATTTATTGAAGTTTATGCATTTTTTTCTTGCATAAACTTTTTTTATGCTATATAATCATTATAAACTGACCGGTTAGTCGAGAGGAGTGTCAACAAGTGGGAAATGATACAAAACAGTGTATTTTAAACTCTGCAGTAAAAGTATTTTCAGAAAATAATTATCATGCTGCTTCAATGGCAATGATCGCAGAAGAAGCAGGAGTTAGCAAAGGCACTCTTTACTGGCATTTTGACAGTAAAGAAGAACTCTTTAGAGAAATTGTTTAGTAGTGTACAATAAGTTGTGTAAATAGATTTTTTTCAATAAAAAAAGAGGAATCCTTCTTTGAATGGTTGAAATATTTATTAGCGAAATAAACTCAACCCAAAGGAGGACTCCTCATGAACAGTATACCCGAAAAAAACAGTGATGGTCAAGTTGAATTTCACGATTTAATCATTGAACTCATCAAAAATTTTCTCGAGAATTTCCTCAAGGCTGAATTAACTGAATTTCTAAACTATGAAAAACATGAATACTCAGGTAGAAACTCTGGCAATAGTCGTAATGGATCTTATCTTCGTGATTTCTTAACTCAGTTTGGCAGTATTAAAGGCTTAAATGTTCCTAGAGATAGAAATGGTGAATTCCAAACTGAACTATTCCAACCATATAAACGCTATGATAACTGGCTTGAAGAAGCTATAATAAACATGTATGCTAATGGCCTTTCCACCCGCTATGTAGCTGATTGGATAGAGCAGATGTATGGACAAAAATATAGCCCTACTACTATTAGTAATCTAACTAATGTTGCTCTTGAAGAGGTTAAAAAGTGGAAAGAAAGACCACTTCAAAAACGGTACAGCGTTATTTTTATTGATGGCATGAGCATAAAAGTCAGACGAGATACTGTTGCAAATGAATCTGTATATATTATCATTGGTATCAATGAAGACGGCTATCGTGAAATACTTGATTTCTACATTGGTGCAACTGAATCTGCTGCTTTATGGGAAGAAGTACTAAGTAATTTAAAAGAACGCGGAGTCCAGGAAGTCCTACTAGGTGTTATAGATGGACTCCCAGGACTTAAAGATTCTTTTCTAAAAGTATTCCCTAAAGCGGATGTGCAGCGTT contains:
- the gpmI gene encoding 2,3-bisphosphoglycerate-independent phosphoglycerate mutase encodes the protein MDNNRPLALIIMDGVGINENAEGNAVYQADTPYLDKLSKEYPHSILKPSGEAVGLPEGQMGNSEVGHLNIGAGRIVYQDFTRINKAVENKQLLDNEALKKAVMHAKDNDGALHLIGLLSDGGVHSHIKHLFGLIEMADRADLDKVYIHLILDGRDTPPSSGTGYLKELEEEIEEVGVGKIATVSGRYYTMDRDNRWDRTKKAYDALVLGEGVKAEDPVAAVEASYQEDVEDEFVLPTVITENGEPVGTMEDHDSVIFFNFRADRARQITKALTIDGFDKFERAAEHPKDLYYVTMTEYDEEFDLPVAFEPVEIEDGLGEVLSREGLKQLRIAETEKYAHVTFFFNGGVEEPNKNEDRILIPSPQVATYEMKPEMSAYEVTDTLLEKIEADEYDVIILNYANADMVGHTGYLEAAIKAVEAVDECLSKVVPAIIEKGGQALITADHGNGEQMEEPDGSPFTAHTANLVPLYYVGGPKNKGIASGKLADLAPTMLEILGIEKPEKMTGESLLIDKK
- the eno gene encoding phosphopyruvate hydratase, with product MFNTTIVDVYAREILDSRGNPTVEVEVVLEDGVMGRAAVPSGASTGAYEAVELRDGGDRYLGKGVLKAVENINEIIAPEIIGYDVRSQIEIDNIMLELDGTANKGKLGANAILGVSMAVAKAAAEATGTFLYNYIGGAKANTLPVPMMNILNGGEHADNNVDLQEFMIMPVGAVSFREALQMGAEVYHNLKKVLQDKGLGTGVGDEGGFAPDLDSNEAALEVIVEAIEAAGYESGEDFYIALDPAATEFYKDGKYVLAGEGVEKTSEEMIEFYAELADKYPIISIEDGLAEDDWEGFAKMTAQLGDRMQIVGDDLYVTNTERLSRGIEENSSNSILIKVNQIGTLTETLETIEMATRAGFTSVVSHRSGETEDVTISDLVVAMNTGQIKTGAPARSERVAKYNQLLRIEESLGEAAQYAGKDAFYNLK
- a CDS encoding HD domain-containing phosphohydrolase, which translates into the protein MKNSYFDKDYTMDELVKKYELELEYRINFENQINQITEALTHYQENNIDQALAKLGITTDMDRVYIFEFKEELNIMDNTYEWCAEGITPQKDYLSDLESSMFPWWMDNLKENKAIVVNDVEKIPPVGTNEQNILKEQSIKSVLVIPLFNEELIGFMGFDDTRSTREWNLADIELLNAAGNLIISYWDKKNKTDELKEKNRELEETVNTIIQTLANISIERDPYTKRHSVRVESIASKMAEKLGFDSETVRIIRIASLLHDVGKVNVPKSILFKPGPLTELEYEMVKKHSEMGYEIISNIKLPEKIKDIVLQHHEKNDGSGYPNNLKADEILIEAKIVAVADVFESMISHRSYRPAHDVSTAAKFLKDNRGNLFDKHVVDILIEMVENKEIDILN
- a CDS encoding TetR/AcrR family transcriptional regulator, giving the protein MGNDTKQCILNSAVKVFSENNYHAASMAMIAEEAGVSKGTLYWHFDSKEELFREIV
- a CDS encoding IS256 family transposase, with translation MNSIPEKNSDGQVEFHDLIIELIKNFLENFLKAELTEFLNYEKHEYSGRNSGNSRNGSYLRDFLTQFGSIKGLNVPRDRNGEFQTELFQPYKRYDNWLEEAIINMYANGLSTRYVADWIEQMYGQKYSPTTISNLTNVALEEVKKWKERPLQKRYSVIFIDGMSIKVRRDTVANESVYIIIGINEDGYREILDFYIGATESAALWEEVLSNLKERGVQEVLLGVIDGLPGLKDSFLKVFPKADVQRCIVHKVRNTIVKVRKKDTDEIVKDLKKIYRSPSREFAEKALEEFDFKWSKIYPKVTQSWYVDKDELLTFYKYPESIHKAIYTTNWIERANKEIKKRLKPMNSLPNVQAAEKIIYLKIIEYNSKWSDRKMRGFLAAKDQLHQLFKERY